One window of Hymenobacter sp. BRD128 genomic DNA carries:
- the recQ gene encoding DNA helicase RecQ, translating into MSLTAVEEPVVAHAELKTKLKEVFGFGQFRGTQEAVIQNILAGNNTFVIMPTGAGKSLCYQLPALVLPGTAIVISPLIALMKNQVDQLSAFGVNAQVYNSTLTKTEMNRVKKDVMAGEVRLLYVAPESLTKEDTIAFLQKTAISFVAIDEAHCISEWGHDFRPEYRKIRGIIDNLGGRIPLIALTATATPKVQLDIQKNLHMDDANVFKTSFNRTNLYYEVRAKRNTKKQLIQYVQSHKGKAGIIYCLSRKKVEEVAELLRVNDVRALPYHAGLDPHTRMSNQDAFLNEDCDVIVATIAFGMGIDKPDVRFVIHYDAPKSIEGYYQETGRGGRDGLEGNCLMFYSYDDILKLEKFSKDKPVTERDNARQLLLEMTNYSESAVCRRRQLLHYFGEHLDTDCGFCDNCRHPKEKFEGRAHVGLALRAVVQTEARFGLDHVAQVLLGLSNPHIESYGHTGLPVYGQGKELSGDMQLWLSVLRQCLLNGLLEKDIDSIGLVHITPKGIDFIENPHSFTLTKDHDFEAEKQEEEDGEKVQQAAGHDEALFVQLKEMRKQVAKQKNLPPYVLFQDPSLKEMATTYPQSLHELTHISGVGQGKAQKFGAPFVAAIKKYVADNDIETAADVVIKSTVNRSKLKIYIIQQIDKKMDLAGIARSQGISMAELVEEIEHICYSGTRLNLDYYIQDVVDEDKQDEIYDYFMTAQTDNIAVAMNELGPDDYSEEEVRLMRIKFLSEVAN; encoded by the coding sequence ATGTCACTAACCGCCGTTGAAGAACCAGTTGTTGCCCATGCAGAGCTAAAAACCAAGCTCAAGGAAGTTTTTGGCTTTGGCCAGTTCAGGGGCACGCAAGAGGCTGTTATTCAAAACATACTGGCGGGCAACAACACGTTCGTGATTATGCCCACGGGCGCGGGCAAAAGCCTGTGCTACCAGTTGCCGGCTCTGGTGCTGCCGGGTACGGCCATCGTGATTTCGCCACTCATCGCGCTCATGAAAAACCAGGTCGACCAGCTCTCGGCCTTCGGCGTTAATGCGCAGGTGTACAACTCGACGCTGACCAAGACGGAGATGAATCGCGTCAAGAAAGACGTGATGGCCGGCGAGGTGCGGCTGCTGTACGTGGCCCCTGAAAGCCTGACCAAGGAGGATACCATCGCCTTTTTGCAGAAAACGGCTATCTCGTTTGTGGCCATCGACGAGGCGCACTGCATTTCGGAGTGGGGCCACGACTTCCGGCCCGAATACCGCAAGATTCGCGGCATTATCGACAACCTGGGGGGGCGCATTCCGCTCATCGCCCTCACGGCCACGGCCACGCCCAAGGTGCAGCTCGACATCCAGAAAAACCTGCACATGGATGATGCGAATGTGTTCAAAACCAGCTTTAATCGCACCAATCTCTACTACGAGGTGCGCGCCAAGCGCAACACCAAGAAGCAGCTCATTCAGTACGTGCAGTCGCACAAGGGCAAGGCGGGCATTATTTACTGCCTGAGCCGCAAGAAGGTAGAGGAAGTGGCCGAGCTACTGCGCGTGAACGACGTGCGCGCCCTGCCCTACCACGCCGGTCTCGACCCGCACACCCGCATGAGCAACCAGGACGCGTTTCTGAACGAGGACTGCGACGTGATTGTGGCCACCATCGCCTTCGGCATGGGCATCGACAAGCCCGACGTGCGCTTCGTGATTCACTACGACGCGCCCAAGAGTATCGAAGGCTACTACCAGGAAACCGGCCGCGGCGGCCGCGATGGTCTGGAAGGCAACTGCCTGATGTTCTACAGCTACGATGATATTCTGAAGCTCGAGAAGTTCAGCAAGGACAAGCCCGTGACCGAGCGCGACAACGCCCGGCAGCTGCTGCTGGAAATGACCAACTATTCGGAAAGCGCCGTGTGCCGCCGCCGCCAGCTGCTGCACTACTTCGGCGAGCACCTGGATACCGACTGCGGCTTTTGCGACAACTGCCGCCACCCGAAGGAAAAGTTTGAGGGCCGCGCGCACGTGGGGCTAGCCCTGCGCGCGGTGGTGCAGACCGAGGCGCGCTTCGGCCTCGACCACGTGGCCCAGGTGCTGCTCGGCCTCAGCAACCCGCACATTGAGAGCTACGGCCACACCGGCCTGCCGGTATATGGCCAGGGCAAGGAGCTGAGCGGCGACATGCAGCTGTGGCTGTCGGTGCTGCGCCAGTGCCTGCTCAATGGGTTGTTGGAGAAAGATATCGATTCGATTGGCCTGGTACACATCACGCCGAAGGGTATCGATTTTATCGAAAACCCGCATTCGTTTACGCTCACCAAGGACCACGATTTCGAGGCCGAGAAGCAGGAGGAGGAAGACGGCGAGAAGGTGCAGCAGGCCGCCGGCCACGACGAGGCGCTATTTGTGCAACTGAAAGAAATGCGCAAGCAAGTGGCCAAGCAGAAAAACCTGCCACCCTACGTGCTCTTTCAGGACCCTAGCCTGAAGGAAATGGCCACCACTTATCCACAGAGCCTGCACGAGCTCACACACATTTCGGGCGTGGGCCAGGGCAAGGCCCAGAAGTTTGGCGCGCCCTTCGTGGCCGCCATCAAGAAGTACGTGGCAGACAACGACATCGAAACGGCCGCCGACGTGGTTATCAAGTCAACAGTGAACCGCTCCAAGCTCAAGATTTACATCATTCAGCAGATTGACAAGAAGATGGACCTGGCGGGCATTGCCCGCAGCCAGGGCATCTCGATGGCCGAGCTAGTGGAGGAAATCGAGCACATCTGCTACTCCGGCACCCGCCTCAATCTGGACTATTACATTCAGGATGTGGTGGATGAGGACAAGCAGGACGAGATTTACGACTACTTCATGACGGCCCAGACCGACAACATTGCGGTGGCGATGAATGAGCTGGGGCCGGATGACTATAGCGAAGAGGAAGTACGGCTCATGCGCATCAAATTCCTGAGCGAAGTAGCCAACTAA
- a CDS encoding BrxA/BrxB family bacilliredoxin has product MAVYPEYMVAPIRQDLVEAGFEQLMSPQEVDAALADTEGTVLVAVNSVCGCAAAKARPALKLALASADKKPAKLVTVFAGMETDAVAKMREHLLPYPPSSPCIGLFKDGELVHMIERYHIEGSDLMRIVNNLQGAFEEYC; this is encoded by the coding sequence ATGGCTGTTTACCCCGAATATATGGTAGCCCCCATCCGCCAGGACCTGGTGGAGGCTGGCTTCGAGCAACTGATGTCGCCGCAGGAAGTAGACGCGGCCCTGGCCGATACCGAAGGCACCGTGCTGGTAGCCGTGAACTCGGTATGTGGCTGCGCCGCTGCTAAGGCCCGCCCGGCCCTCAAGCTGGCCCTGGCCAGTGCCGACAAGAAGCCCGCCAAGCTCGTGACCGTGTTTGCCGGCATGGAAACCGACGCCGTGGCCAAGATGCGTGAGCACCTGCTGCCCTACCCGCCCTCGTCGCCCTGCATCGGCCTCTTCAAAGATGGCGAGCTGGTGCACATGATTGAGCGCTACCACATCGAAGGCTCTGATTTGATGCGCATTGTGAATAACTTGCAAGGCGCCTTCGAGGAGTACTGCTAA
- a CDS encoding mannose-1-phosphate guanylyltransferase gives MEHTYLVVMAGGIGSRFWPFSRTQHPKQFHDVLGVGRSMLQLTVDRFRGICPPENVFVVTNRDYIELVHEHLPELPMSQILGEPIGRNTAPCIAYASYCIAQRDPEATLIVTPADHAVLREEEFRRLIREAVASARQHDVLITLGIQPSRPDTGYGYIQYMDEPAHRLPDSALYKVKTFTEKPNSDLARMFVESGDFLWNAGLFVWRASAIIEAFHQCLSDIAEVFDEGQHLLGTPQEEAFINEAYSRCRNISIDFGVMEKADNVYVLPADIGWSDLGTWDSLHQVSPHDAQGNVIDGEVLLYDTRECLIKTPHERLVVVQGLDGYIVAEHDNVLLICQRSEEQRVKEFVADVKARKGSGYN, from the coding sequence ATGGAACATACCTATCTCGTCGTGATGGCGGGCGGCATCGGCAGCCGCTTCTGGCCCTTTAGCCGCACGCAGCACCCCAAGCAGTTTCACGATGTGCTGGGCGTGGGCCGGTCTATGCTGCAGCTCACCGTCGACCGCTTCCGGGGTATCTGCCCGCCCGAAAATGTGTTCGTCGTGACGAACCGCGACTACATCGAGCTCGTGCACGAGCACCTGCCCGAGCTGCCGATGAGCCAGATTCTGGGCGAGCCCATCGGGCGCAACACGGCGCCCTGCATCGCCTACGCCAGCTATTGCATCGCGCAGCGCGACCCCGAAGCTACCCTCATCGTGACGCCGGCCGACCACGCGGTGCTGCGCGAAGAGGAGTTTCGGCGGCTCATCCGCGAGGCCGTGGCGTCGGCCCGGCAGCACGACGTGCTCATTACGCTCGGTATTCAGCCCTCGCGCCCCGACACCGGCTACGGCTACATTCAGTACATGGATGAGCCGGCGCACCGTCTGCCCGACTCGGCACTCTACAAGGTGAAAACCTTCACCGAAAAGCCCAATAGCGACCTGGCCCGCATGTTTGTCGAAAGCGGCGATTTTCTCTGGAATGCCGGCCTGTTTGTGTGGCGCGCCAGCGCTATTATCGAGGCTTTTCACCAGTGCCTGAGCGACATAGCCGAAGTCTTCGACGAGGGGCAGCACCTGCTAGGCACGCCGCAGGAAGAGGCTTTTATCAACGAAGCATACTCGCGCTGCCGCAACATCAGCATCGACTTTGGGGTAATGGAGAAGGCTGATAACGTGTACGTATTGCCCGCCGATATCGGCTGGAGTGACCTCGGCACCTGGGACTCGCTGCACCAGGTGAGCCCGCACGACGCCCAGGGCAACGTTATCGACGGTGAAGTACTGCTCTACGATACCCGCGAGTGCCTCATCAAAACGCCCCACGAGCGCCTCGTGGTGGTACAGGGCCTCGACGGCTACATCGTGGCCGAGCACGACAACGTGCTGCTCATCTGCCAGCGCTCGGAAGAGCAGCGCGTGAAGGAGTTTGTGGCCGACGTGAAAGCTCGCAAGGGTTCGGGGTATAACTAG
- a CDS encoding class I SAM-dependent methyltransferase: MPLLTADDFVETLAKLRQRGAGFLLSKLNPSGLARTQGTFDDPSLQTANWWIVPAVRARWNAKVTGDPALPYEPYVVAKYLRGRTGLHLCSLGSGSCSHELAFARHPEFGLVECVDITPALLGAAAARAAAEGLHNLRFDVRDVNRQQWPTEAYDAVLFHSALHHFRRVPALVAHVRRALRPSGLLILNDYVGPNRLQWTAAQLAAANQALAQLPASHRRRYKSGQLKTRITGPGRLRMQLADPSEAVESERILPAVRGQFAVLEEKAVGGNLLALVLKDIAHHFLADDPTTQELLQMLFAAEDAFLAQHPSDLLFGVYQKPCQRG; the protein is encoded by the coding sequence ATGCCGCTGCTTACTGCCGACGACTTTGTGGAAACCCTGGCCAAACTGCGGCAGCGCGGGGCGGGCTTTCTGCTTTCGAAGCTGAACCCTAGCGGCTTAGCGCGCACCCAGGGCACCTTCGACGACCCTAGCCTGCAAACCGCCAACTGGTGGATAGTGCCGGCCGTGCGCGCCCGCTGGAACGCTAAAGTCACCGGCGACCCGGCCCTGCCCTACGAGCCCTACGTGGTGGCCAAGTACCTGCGTGGCCGCACCGGCCTGCACTTGTGCTCGCTGGGCAGCGGCAGTTGCAGCCACGAGCTGGCCTTTGCGCGCCACCCCGAGTTTGGGCTGGTCGAGTGCGTCGATATCACGCCCGCGCTGCTAGGGGCCGCCGCCGCGCGCGCCGCGGCCGAGGGGCTGCACAACCTACGCTTTGACGTGCGCGACGTGAACCGGCAGCAGTGGCCCACGGAAGCTTATGATGCGGTGCTGTTTCATTCGGCGCTACATCATTTTCGGCGGGTGCCCGCGTTGGTGGCGCACGTGCGGCGGGCGCTGCGGCCGAGCGGCCTGCTCATCCTCAACGACTACGTGGGCCCCAACCGCCTGCAATGGACCGCCGCGCAGCTCGCCGCCGCCAACCAAGCGCTGGCCCAGTTGCCGGCTAGCCACCGCCGCCGCTACAAGTCGGGCCAGCTCAAAACGCGCATCACCGGGCCGGGCCGCCTGCGTATGCAGCTCGCCGACCCATCGGAGGCGGTGGAGAGCGAGCGCATTTTGCCGGCCGTGCGCGGGCAGTTTGCGGTACTGGAAGAAAAAGCGGTGGGCGGCAACCTACTCGCGCTGGTGCTCAAGGACATTGCCCACCACTTCTTGGCCGACGACCCAACTACGCAGGAGCTATTACAGATGCTCTTCGCCGCCGAAGACGCTTTTCTGGCGCAGCACCCTAGCGACCTGTTATTTGGGGTGTATCAGAAGCCGTGCCAGCGCGGCTGA
- a CDS encoding SIS domain-containing protein, producing the protein MSASPAAGPVDVLAVARQVLLTEAEALRDVAQAVGATPDFARCVAALLALRGRVVVTGVGKSAHIAGKLVATLNGTGTPALFMHAADAIHGDLGMIQAEDFVIAISKSGDTPEIKVLVPLLRRKGVPLAALVSNADSYLARQADYVLHAPVRREACPHDLAPTTSTTAALALGDALAVCLLESRQFSAQDFARLHPGGTLGKKLYLTVGDLSRQNQRPQVGLAAPLREVLLEISGKRLGATAVLDEMGKLAGIITDGDLRRMLARGHLSELDALTARDILTPQPATIDIGEFAAEALARMQARNITQLVVLEGGEFAGFIHLHDLLREGLV; encoded by the coding sequence ATTTCTGCCTCCCCTGCCGCCGGGCCCGTTGATGTGCTGGCCGTGGCCCGCCAAGTGCTACTTACAGAGGCTGAAGCCCTGCGCGACGTAGCCCAGGCCGTGGGCGCCACCCCCGATTTTGCCCGGTGCGTGGCCGCCTTGCTGGCCCTGCGCGGCCGCGTGGTGGTAACGGGCGTGGGCAAAAGCGCTCACATTGCCGGCAAGCTGGTGGCTACACTCAATGGTACCGGCACGCCGGCCCTCTTTATGCACGCCGCCGACGCCATTCACGGCGACCTGGGTATGATTCAGGCCGAAGATTTTGTAATTGCCATCAGCAAAAGTGGCGACACGCCCGAGATAAAGGTGCTGGTGCCGCTGCTGCGCCGCAAGGGCGTGCCGCTGGCCGCTCTCGTCAGCAACGCCGACTCGTACCTGGCCCGGCAGGCCGATTACGTGCTGCACGCCCCGGTGCGCCGCGAGGCCTGCCCCCACGACCTGGCCCCTACCACCAGCACCACCGCCGCGCTAGCCCTCGGCGATGCCCTGGCCGTGTGCCTGCTCGAAAGCCGCCAGTTTTCGGCCCAGGACTTTGCCCGCCTGCACCCCGGCGGTACACTCGGCAAAAAGCTTTATCTCACCGTGGGCGACCTCAGCCGCCAAAACCAGCGCCCACAGGTGGGGCTAGCTGCGCCGCTGCGCGAGGTGCTGCTCGAAATATCGGGCAAGCGCCTGGGCGCCACCGCCGTACTCGACGAAATGGGGAAGCTAGCCGGTATTATTACCGACGGCGACCTGCGCCGCATGTTGGCGCGCGGCCACCTCAGCGAGCTCGACGCGCTCACGGCCCGCGATATTCTCACGCCGCAGCCCGCTACTATCGACATTGGCGAGTTTGCGGCCGAGGCGCTGGCCCGCATGCAGGCGCGCAACATTACGCAGCTGGTGGTGCTGGAGGGCGGCGAGTTTGCCGGTTTCATTCACCTGCACGACCTGCTGCGCGAGGGGCTGGTGTAG